The Sphingomonas sanxanigenens DSM 19645 = NX02 genome includes a region encoding these proteins:
- a CDS encoding 5'-methylthioadenosine/S-adenosylhomocysteine nucleosidase, whose translation MKTMRRAALWLTMICGLAAAPADAASEALDTTPRTAIISAFAPEWASLIGLIEQPVQRDVNGVAIVTGTMAGKPVLLMESGVSMVNAAMNAQMLIDRFAVSRIVFSGIAGGADPALAVGDVAVPALWSQNLEVVMARETASGFLLSPGAEASDRPPFGMMFPRGIRLGSDPTRYEAFAADPELVAIAARIAPAVALKRCVAAPAAHCLPGTPRIVVGGTGVSSPAFVDNAAYRTYLHKNYDARVIDMETAAVAQVAHANRIPFIGFRSLSDLAGGDAGPNSMTIFMSLAAENSASVVRTFVAALPAEAQQTR comes from the coding sequence ATGAAGACGATGCGCCGTGCCGCGCTGTGGCTGACGATGATCTGCGGGCTGGCCGCCGCCCCCGCCGATGCCGCGAGCGAAGCCTTGGACACGACGCCGCGCACCGCCATCATCTCCGCCTTTGCCCCCGAATGGGCGTCGCTGATCGGGCTGATCGAGCAGCCGGTGCAGCGCGACGTCAACGGCGTCGCGATCGTCACCGGCACGATGGCGGGCAAGCCGGTGCTGCTGATGGAAAGCGGGGTCTCGATGGTCAACGCCGCGATGAACGCGCAGATGCTGATCGATCGCTTCGCGGTCAGCCGCATCGTGTTTTCGGGCATCGCCGGTGGTGCGGACCCCGCGCTGGCGGTGGGCGATGTCGCGGTGCCTGCTTTATGGTCGCAGAATCTGGAAGTGGTGATGGCACGCGAGACCGCCAGCGGCTTCCTGCTGTCGCCGGGGGCAGAGGCGAGCGATCGCCCGCCCTTCGGCATGATGTTCCCGCGCGGCATTCGCCTGGGGAGCGATCCCACCCGCTACGAAGCCTTCGCCGCGGATCCCGAACTGGTCGCCATCGCCGCGCGCATCGCCCCCGCCGTCGCGCTGAAGCGCTGCGTCGCGGCGCCAGCCGCGCATTGCCTGCCCGGCACGCCGCGCATCGTCGTCGGCGGCACCGGCGTCAGCAGCCCCGCCTTCGTCGACAACGCCGCCTACCGCACCTATCTTCACAAAAACTATGATGCGCGGGTGATCGACATGGAGACCGCGGCAGTCGCGCAGGTCGCGCACGCCAACCGCATCCCGTTCATCGGCTTCCGCAGCCTCTCCGACCTCGCCGGCGGCGATGCCGGGCCCAACAGCATGACGATTTTCATGTCGCTCGCGGCGGAAAACAGCGCGTCGGTGGTGCGCACCTTCGTCGCCGCCTTGCCCGCCGAAGCGCAGCAAACACGGTGA
- a CDS encoding TonB-dependent receptor: MRNLLLTTAIVATASAIAAPAYAQETTSSIRGVVTADGVAVAGAAVSITHVPSGTTSKVTTGSDGGFAASGLRIGGPFTVTVVADGYAETKVTDISLVAGQPLRLPIALDNSGGDIVVTAASSGATEISPGPSTVLDREKIEGVASVARDIRDIVRRDPFATIDPGQSRGVMIAGQNARLNKFSVDGLRFSDNFGLNVGGLPTARGPVPLDAIEQLSVKIAPYDITEGDFQGGAINLVLRSGGNTFTGSAFFTYTDDNLTGSRTKPGLTNPSGRVRLDFDSKNWGAFLSGPIIKDKLFFAFSYERLEESQPTSIGVGGFANVVPNLTQAQIDNIGSIANSVYDYDTGGVFASTKETDEKYTAKIDWNVVDGHRLSMTYIHNEGTVGAVSGFSSTNVGSPALTLSSNNYLRPETVDSFVGQLNSDWSDNFHTEIRGNYRKYDLVPVPFGEFPFSEFSVCLDPSSTTQQNGLPNTNAIACSVGSTTAGPAASRLFFGPDRFRHFNFVRTKQYGADIAVRWEYGDISAKLTAAWSHLDVANAFTQNALGTYYFDSVADLQNRRASTLTLAGSITGDLNDVLASFKYDQYTFGAQANWDPSADFSATIGVRADTYDMNEGPPLNRFFLERYGFANTHVISGKLIVQPRASFTWTPTPELRVRGGIGLFGGGSPDVFLGNSFSVAGVFGNSITINRNLDGSCSLPTAAICDAALNNVDGRTFNPLVTDYLANNTGSLALANVNAMDPDFKLQSTWKTSLSVDYAPDTRFLGGGWNVGGDVYYGFVNNAPIYYDLRLRQIGTTPDGRPRYASTTAGANTDLFLTNVDKGHSLVAVARIDKAWDWGLSVGGSFTFQDVTDVSAMNGTTASGTYGQNAMVDPNVAAYGTSIYEIRNSWKFYVDFDKAFFGDYKTRFSLFGELRSGIPYSLTMNDPTLLAGHSSVFGTAGNANRYLLYVPQTNDPLVTYDAPGTKAALDAFIAANGLEKYRGSILPKNSQRAPNWFKIDVHVDQEVPVPLVRGARFKLFADIENVLNLIDKDWGALRQVAFPYLTQVVNVACVPGGGNPCAQYRYSGFSNPAVDNQARFSLWGLRIGAKVEF; this comes from the coding sequence ATGCGCAATCTGCTTCTTACCACTGCCATCGTCGCCACGGCATCCGCGATTGCGGCGCCCGCTTATGCCCAGGAGACGACATCGTCGATCCGCGGCGTCGTCACCGCGGATGGCGTGGCCGTCGCCGGTGCCGCCGTCAGCATAACCCACGTGCCATCCGGCACGACCTCGAAGGTGACGACGGGGAGCGACGGCGGCTTCGCCGCGTCCGGCCTGCGCATCGGCGGACCGTTCACCGTCACCGTCGTGGCCGATGGCTATGCCGAGACCAAGGTCACCGACATCTCGCTGGTCGCCGGCCAGCCGCTGCGCCTGCCGATCGCGCTCGACAATTCGGGCGGCGACATCGTCGTCACTGCCGCGTCGAGCGGCGCGACCGAGATCTCGCCGGGGCCGTCGACGGTGCTCGACCGCGAGAAGATCGAGGGAGTCGCCTCGGTCGCGCGCGACATCCGCGACATCGTCCGCCGCGATCCCTTCGCGACGATCGATCCGGGGCAGAGCCGCGGCGTGATGATCGCCGGCCAGAACGCGCGTCTCAACAAATTCTCGGTCGACGGCCTGCGCTTCTCGGACAATTTCGGGCTCAATGTCGGCGGCCTGCCGACCGCGCGCGGCCCGGTACCGCTCGACGCGATCGAGCAGCTTTCGGTCAAGATCGCGCCCTATGACATTACCGAGGGTGACTTCCAGGGCGGTGCGATCAACCTCGTGCTGCGCTCCGGCGGCAACACATTCACCGGCTCCGCCTTCTTCACCTATACCGACGACAATCTGACCGGCAGCCGCACCAAGCCCGGCCTCACCAACCCCTCCGGCCGCGTCCGGCTGGATTTCGACAGCAAGAACTGGGGCGCCTTCCTCTCGGGCCCGATCATCAAGGACAAACTGTTCTTCGCCTTCTCCTACGAGCGGCTGGAAGAATCGCAGCCGACCTCGATCGGCGTCGGCGGTTTCGCCAATGTCGTGCCAAACCTCACCCAGGCGCAGATCGACAATATCGGTTCGATCGCCAATTCGGTCTATGATTATGACACCGGCGGCGTCTTCGCTTCCACCAAGGAGACCGACGAGAAATATACCGCCAAGATCGACTGGAACGTGGTGGACGGTCACCGCCTGTCGATGACCTATATCCACAACGAGGGGACGGTCGGCGCGGTCTCGGGCTTTTCCTCCACCAATGTCGGTTCGCCCGCATTGACGCTGAGTTCGAACAATTATCTGCGGCCGGAAACCGTGGATTCCTTCGTCGGCCAGCTCAATTCGGACTGGTCGGACAATTTCCATACCGAGATCCGCGGCAATTATCGCAAATATGATCTGGTGCCGGTGCCGTTCGGCGAGTTTCCGTTCAGCGAGTTCTCGGTCTGCCTCGATCCCTCGTCGACGACGCAGCAGAACGGCCTGCCCAACACCAATGCGATCGCCTGCTCCGTGGGCAGTACCACCGCCGGCCCGGCCGCGTCGCGCCTGTTCTTCGGGCCCGATCGCTTCCGCCACTTCAACTTCGTGCGCACCAAGCAATATGGCGCCGACATCGCCGTGCGCTGGGAATATGGCGATATCTCCGCCAAGCTGACCGCCGCGTGGAGCCATCTCGACGTCGCCAACGCCTTCACCCAGAACGCGCTCGGCACCTATTATTTCGACTCCGTCGCGGACCTGCAGAACCGCCGCGCCAGCACGCTGACCCTGGCCGGATCGATCACCGGCGACCTCAACGACGTGCTCGCCAGCTTCAAATATGACCAGTACACTTTCGGCGCGCAGGCGAACTGGGACCCAAGCGCCGATTTCAGTGCGACGATCGGCGTGCGCGCCGACACCTATGACATGAATGAGGGGCCGCCGCTCAACCGCTTCTTCCTCGAGCGTTACGGCTTCGCCAACACCCACGTGATCAGCGGCAAGCTGATCGTGCAGCCCCGCGCCTCCTTCACCTGGACGCCGACGCCCGAATTGCGGGTGCGTGGCGGCATCGGCCTGTTCGGCGGGGGATCGCCCGACGTGTTCCTGGGCAACAGCTTCTCGGTCGCGGGCGTGTTCGGCAATTCGATCACGATCAACCGCAATCTCGACGGCAGCTGCAGCCTCCCGACCGCGGCGATCTGCGATGCGGCGCTGAACAATGTCGACGGGCGCACTTTCAACCCGCTTGTCACCGACTATCTCGCCAACAACACCGGATCGCTCGCGCTGGCGAACGTCAATGCGATGGATCCCGACTTCAAGCTGCAGTCGACCTGGAAGACCAGCCTGTCGGTGGACTATGCCCCCGACACGCGCTTCCTCGGCGGCGGCTGGAATGTCGGTGGCGATGTCTATTACGGCTTCGTCAACAATGCGCCGATCTATTATGATCTGCGCCTTCGCCAGATCGGCACGACGCCCGACGGGCGGCCGCGCTATGCCTCGACAACCGCTGGCGCCAACACCGATCTGTTCCTGACCAATGTCGACAAGGGTCATTCGCTGGTCGCAGTCGCGCGCATCGACAAGGCGTGGGACTGGGGCCTGTCGGTCGGCGGCAGCTTCACCTTCCAGGACGTGACCGATGTCAGCGCGATGAACGGTACCACCGCCTCGGGCACCTATGGCCAGAACGCCATGGTCGATCCCAATGTTGCGGCCTATGGCACCTCGATCTACGAGATCCGCAACAGCTGGAAATTCTACGTCGATTTCGACAAGGCCTTTTTCGGCGACTACAAGACGCGCTTCAGCCTGTTCGGCGAACTGCGCTCGGGCATTCCGTACAGCCTGACGATGAACGATCCGACCCTGCTCGCCGGGCACAGCTCGGTGTTCGGCACCGCTGGCAATGCCAATCGCTACCTGCTCTATGTGCCGCAGACCAACGACCCGCTCGTGACCTACGACGCGCCGGGCACGAAGGCGGCGCTGGACGCCTTCATCGCCGCGAACGGTCTCGAGAAATATCGTGGCTCGATCCTGCCGAAGAACAGCCAGCGGGCGCCCAACTGGTTCAAGATCGACGTCCATGTCGATCAGGAGGTGCCGGTGCCGCTCGTGCGCGGCGCGCGCTTCAAGCTGTTCGCGGACATCGAGAATGTGCTGAACCTGATCGACAAGGATTGGGGCGCGCTGCGGCAGGTGGCGTTCCCCTATCTTACGCAGGTGGTGAACGTGGCCTGCGTGCCGGGCGGCGGCAATCCGTGCGCGCAATACCGCTATTCGGGCTTCTCCAACCCGGCGGTCGATAATCAGGCACGCTTCTCGCTGTGGGGGCTGCGCATCGGCGCGAAGGTGGAGTTCTGA
- a CDS encoding purine-nucleoside phosphorylase, with the protein MKLLVGAMGCALLACGPVLPAQAQNASADMVGRAVAPIEIRTVIVTAFEIGEDVGDRAGEYQAWAAVMPEVLPFPAGFRHLRYDPARKALLLSTGIGTNRAAASTMALALDARFDLSHAYWLVAAIAGVNPEVASVGSAAWIGDVVDTDYGYAVDPREAPAGWTTGMFPRDRKTPYEAPRGDARYNLFPLNKGLRDWAFALTSGIKIPDTSALREIRSAYRHQPAAQKPPFVLKGAEASGQTFWHGKLLNDHVDKWVAYWTDGGERFAMTAMEDSGVAGALAMAGRLGRVDPERLLVLRTGSNYSAPPPGIGAADSLVAESSGLSALQASLDTAFLIGMPVVEAIDKDWDRYRGTLPGTSQSRPGK; encoded by the coding sequence TTGAAGCTTTTGGTTGGTGCCATGGGCTGCGCGTTGCTGGCGTGCGGACCGGTGCTCCCGGCGCAGGCGCAGAACGCGTCTGCGGACATGGTCGGCCGCGCTGTCGCGCCGATCGAGATCCGCACCGTCATCGTCACCGCGTTCGAGATCGGCGAGGATGTCGGCGATCGGGCGGGCGAATATCAGGCCTGGGCCGCGGTGATGCCCGAGGTGCTGCCGTTTCCCGCGGGTTTCCGCCATCTGCGCTACGATCCGGCGCGCAAGGCGCTGCTGCTGTCGACCGGTATCGGCACCAATCGCGCCGCGGCATCGACGATGGCGCTGGCACTCGACGCGCGGTTCGATCTCAGCCACGCCTATTGGCTGGTCGCCGCGATCGCCGGGGTCAATCCGGAGGTGGCTTCGGTGGGATCGGCGGCGTGGATTGGCGACGTCGTCGATACCGATTATGGCTATGCGGTCGACCCGCGCGAGGCGCCGGCGGGCTGGACGACCGGCATGTTTCCGCGCGACCGCAAGACGCCTTATGAAGCGCCGCGCGGCGACGCGCGCTACAATCTGTTCCCGCTCAACAAGGGGCTGCGCGACTGGGCGTTCGCGCTGACCAGCGGCATCAAGATACCGGATACGTCGGCGCTGCGCGAAATCCGCAGTGCCTATCGTCACCAGCCTGCGGCGCAGAAGCCGCCTTTCGTGCTGAAGGGGGCGGAGGCGAGCGGCCAGACCTTCTGGCACGGCAAGCTGCTCAACGACCATGTCGACAAATGGGTCGCCTACTGGACCGATGGCGGCGAACGCTTCGCGATGACGGCGATGGAGGATAGCGGCGTCGCCGGCGCGCTGGCGATGGCCGGGCGTCTCGGCCGCGTCGATCCCGAACGCCTGCTCGTGCTGCGCACCGGCAGCAATTACTCGGCGCCGCCGCCCGGTATCGGCGCGGCCGACAGCCTCGTTGCCGAATCCAGCGGGCTGTCGGCGCTGCAGGCGTCGCTCGACACCGCCTTCCTCATCGGCATGCCGGTGGTCGAGGCGATCGACAAGGATTGGGACAGATACAGGGGAACGCTGCCCGGCACGTCGCAAAGCCGGCCGGGCAAATAG